A stretch of Thermoanaerobaculum aquaticum DNA encodes these proteins:
- a CDS encoding ABC transporter ATP-binding protein yields the protein MSVELCGVSKRFGEKTVIAPLDLQVATGEFLVLVGPSGCGKTTVLRLVAGLEEPSTGRILVDGKDVTSLPPGQRDVAMVFQNYALYPHMTVAENLEFPLKMRRLPRPERQRLVQEVAEVLDIGHLLNSLPRQLSGGQRQRVALGRAMVRKPAVFLFDEPLSNIDAKLRVQTRAELARLQQRLGTTTLYVTHDQVEAMTLGHRVAVMKEGRILQVGPPLEVYRLPADTFVATFIGSPPMNLFPATVQAGGLVIAETFFPLPQAVLPLHPGEACTAGIRPEHWRPTSAEEPALALGVAVVELLGPTVQVGGYVGQTWATVLLPADARPRPGDTLKLTFSPENLCLFAPDSGQRLYP from the coding sequence ATGAGCGTGGAGCTGTGCGGGGTCTCCAAGCGGTTTGGGGAGAAAACCGTCATTGCGCCCCTGGACCTGCAGGTGGCTACCGGGGAATTCCTGGTGTTGGTGGGGCCTTCGGGGTGCGGCAAGACCACAGTTTTGCGGCTGGTGGCGGGGCTGGAAGAGCCCTCCACCGGTCGCATTTTGGTGGATGGAAAAGACGTCACCTCATTGCCCCCAGGCCAGCGGGACGTGGCCATGGTTTTCCAAAACTACGCGCTTTACCCGCACATGACGGTGGCGGAAAACCTGGAGTTCCCTTTAAAAATGCGGCGCTTACCGAGACCGGAGCGCCAGCGCTTGGTGCAGGAGGTGGCGGAGGTGCTGGACATTGGCCACCTCTTGAATTCCCTTCCCCGCCAGCTTTCCGGCGGCCAGCGGCAGCGGGTGGCGCTGGGTCGCGCCATGGTGCGCAAGCCTGCGGTTTTCCTCTTCGACGAGCCCCTTTCCAACATTGACGCAAAGCTGCGGGTGCAAACCCGCGCGGAGCTGGCCCGTCTGCAGCAGCGGTTGGGCACCACCACCCTGTACGTCACCCACGACCAGGTGGAAGCCATGACCTTGGGCCACCGGGTGGCGGTCATGAAGGAGGGACGCATCCTCCAGGTGGGGCCACCTTTGGAGGTGTACCGCTTGCCAGCCGATACCTTCGTGGCCACCTTCATTGGCAGCCCACCCATGAACCTCTTTCCCGCCACCGTCCAAGCCGGCGGGCTTGTTATTGCCGAAACCTTTTTCCCTCTCCCACAAGCGGTTTTGCCTTTGCACCCTGGGGAGGCCTGCACCGCCGGCATTCGCCCCGAGCACTGGCGTCCGACTTCCGCGGAGGAGCCAGCTTTGGCGCTGGGCGTAGCGGTGGTGGAGCTTTTGGGTCCCACGGTTCAGGTGGGGGGGTACGTGGGCCAAACCTGGGCCACGGTGCTTTTGCCGGCTGACGCCCGACCTCGGCCAGGCGATACGCTGAAGTTGACCTTTTCCCCGGAAAACCTCTGCCTCTTTGCTCCCGATTCCGGCCAAAGGCTGTACCCTTAA